CCAAGTCGACGGTTCAGCTGCATTTCCAGCTGGCGCTGGTTGCCAATGACGGCAGCTGCCTGCTGGGACAGCTCCTGATGCTGACGCTGAGCTTCACCGATGGCCTGCTCAATCTGTACCTTCGGGTCGGCGTTTTCTTCGATCTTAGAATCGAAGAGGGCCATGAGGTAGTTCCACAGTTTGCTGAATGGGTTAGCCATCTCGGTTAATCCGACCTTTCGTGAAGGAAAAAGTTTCGTTTCAACTCTTGTTGCGGTTCCATAGTAGCGGAGCGAGCCTAGCTACGCTTCCGCTGCAGCAGGAGAAGTTTGTGCGAGCTCCTCTGCCATGGATTGCAGAGTCATGTTTTGTGCCGCCTCGACAAGGACTTCGGCCACCGTAGTGCCAAGTGCATTACACACCGCAGCGAGCAGTTCAGACGAGACTTCTTTCCTGCCACGTTCCAGTTCAGACAGGTAGCCCGGCGACACACGTGCGCGCTGCGCCAGTTCACGAAGGGTAACCCCTTTGTCCGCACGGAAGGC
The Corynebacterium breve genome window above contains:
- a CDS encoding helix-turn-helix domain-containing protein, producing MATTTALLEKPTLGTELIDSPVPSVQQPEPLLREALGLSLRAFRADKGVTLRELAQRARVSPGYLSELERGRKEVSSELLAAVCNALGTTVAEVLVEAAQNMTLQSMAEELAQTSPAAAEA